A single genomic interval of Stieleria maiorica harbors:
- a CDS encoding phytoene desaturase family protein yields the protein MMIAADPNPLNVIVVGSGLAGLSSACVLAARGHQVTLLDKNDWVGGKAAQHCADGYRFDMGPTILTVPSVLKRVFAEADRKLEDYLEILPLDPQWRCFFESDGKGGSVGENSVLDLVSSTPEMKARLREFTGSDVNADGYEKFIGLSEHLHGVSDRFFFWRSIGGLADTMDVGGAFSLKVLKDVMSLRMGKSVASVVRSHVPDARVAQMMDHFTQYVGSSPYASPAVLCSIAHMQTEEGIWYPVGGTRAVPEALCKLAVELGVDVRTGLDVMRIQTSGSRVTGVITASGETLPCDAVVSNCDAVRTYRELLQDTPQSRRFEKSNHYSPACSGVVLYLGLNRRYEQLLHHNFVFSKDPETEFEYIYDRGEPAPDPTAYVCAPAISEPEVAPEGCEALYILVHTPYLRPHHDWKRMLPEYREVILDKMESCAGTKGIRDAIVHEASLTPEGIHNRYRVLNGAIYGLASHGKYVGAFKPGNRRKDVRGLYLAGGAAHPGPGMPMVMMSGWIAADSLDQDARGGKLTPLVS from the coding sequence ATGATGATTGCAGCCGATCCGAATCCTTTGAACGTCATCGTCGTCGGCAGCGGTCTGGCGGGGCTGTCGAGCGCCTGTGTGCTCGCCGCTCGCGGGCACCAGGTGACATTGTTGGACAAGAATGACTGGGTGGGCGGAAAGGCCGCTCAGCACTGCGCCGACGGTTATCGTTTCGACATGGGGCCGACGATCTTGACCGTCCCCAGCGTCTTGAAACGCGTTTTCGCCGAAGCGGATCGCAAGCTGGAAGACTACCTGGAGATCCTGCCGCTGGATCCTCAGTGGCGGTGCTTTTTTGAAAGCGATGGCAAAGGCGGCTCGGTCGGTGAGAATTCGGTTTTGGATTTGGTCTCCAGCACACCGGAGATGAAGGCGCGGCTGAGAGAATTCACCGGCAGTGACGTCAATGCGGACGGCTACGAAAAGTTCATCGGGCTGAGCGAACACCTGCACGGCGTGTCGGACCGGTTTTTCTTTTGGCGATCGATCGGCGGGCTGGCCGACACGATGGATGTCGGCGGGGCGTTTTCGTTGAAGGTGCTGAAGGACGTGATGTCGCTGCGGATGGGAAAGAGTGTTGCGTCGGTCGTCCGATCGCATGTTCCCGACGCCCGCGTGGCCCAAATGATGGACCACTTCACCCAGTATGTCGGTTCGTCGCCCTATGCGTCGCCGGCCGTGCTGTGCAGCATCGCCCACATGCAGACCGAGGAAGGCATCTGGTATCCCGTCGGCGGAACGCGAGCGGTCCCCGAGGCACTTTGCAAGCTGGCGGTCGAACTGGGCGTGGACGTCCGCACGGGGTTGGATGTGATGCGAATCCAAACCAGCGGCAGCCGCGTCACCGGAGTGATCACGGCCTCCGGTGAAACCCTTCCCTGCGACGCCGTGGTCAGCAACTGCGACGCTGTCCGCACGTATCGTGAATTGCTACAGGACACGCCCCAGTCGAGACGATTTGAAAAGAGCAACCACTACTCGCCGGCCTGCAGCGGCGTCGTGTTATACCTGGGGCTGAATCGACGCTACGAGCAACTGTTGCACCACAATTTTGTGTTTTCGAAAGACCCCGAAACGGAATTCGAATACATCTATGACCGTGGTGAACCGGCCCCCGACCCGACAGCCTACGTGTGCGCCCCGGCGATCAGCGAACCCGAGGTCGCACCGGAGGGTTGTGAGGCGCTGTACATCCTGGTTCACACGCCCTACCTGCGCCCGCACCATGATTGGAAACGGATGTTGCCAGAGTATCGCGAGGTGATTTTGGACAAGATGGAATCGTGCGCGGGGACCAAGGGGATTCGCGATGCGATCGTGCATGAAGCCTCGTTGACTCCCGAGGGCATCCACAACCGCTATCGTGTGCTCAACGGTGCGATTTATGGATTGGCCAGCCACGGCAAGTACGTCGGCGCGTTCAAGCCCGGCAACCGCCGCAAAGACGTCCGCGGGTTGTACTTGGCCGGCGGTGCGGCGCACCCCGGGCCCGGCATGCCGATGGTGATGATGAGCGGTTGGATTGCTGCGGACTCGCTGGACCAGGACGCTCGTGGGGGCAAACTGACTCCGCTGGTGTCGTAG
- a CDS encoding sulfatase family protein produces the protein MQRPNIIFIITDQQRYDTIAALGYPHVNTPNLDRLVREGVSFDQCHVTAASCAAARASLFKGYFPHTTGILKNADRWRRSWIERLNDAGYYCANIGKMHTWPFLTELGFHERFVVENKDRYLEGRYFFDEWDKALRFRGLVKQQREQYRKLPGYNQALGAFDWELPEDTHPDFFVGDMATWWIESTPKKDPLFLQIGFPGPHPPYDPVPRYAEPYLNRELPLIPVTQQELDRQPPALKELRVHNSEIDHDSVVMPLQVTPEQRQRQRAYYLANVTMIDEKVGQIMSALEAGGYAENSIVIFTSDHGDCLTDHGQSQKWTMYEQITRVPMIVWAPGRFGQGQRVSELVQQMDLGPTILQWAGVDVPEDLEAISLAGALDNPESFQGRPFVYCEQVKDGVLTGCEFMTMVRDKTHKLVHFLDEPEGQLFDLVADPDEVNNLWNTPAAEAHQTRLLDELREWRIRSGVHTKDWCRDHR, from the coding sequence GTGCAACGCCCCAACATCATCTTCATCATCACCGACCAGCAACGCTACGACACGATTGCCGCTCTGGGGTACCCGCACGTCAACACCCCCAACCTGGACCGGCTGGTCCGCGAAGGCGTCTCGTTTGACCAGTGCCACGTGACCGCAGCGTCCTGCGCCGCCGCCCGCGCCAGTTTGTTCAAGGGCTACTTCCCCCACACGACGGGGATCCTGAAAAACGCCGATCGCTGGCGACGCAGCTGGATCGAGCGGCTCAACGACGCCGGGTACTACTGTGCGAACATCGGCAAAATGCACACCTGGCCGTTCTTGACCGAATTGGGCTTTCACGAGCGATTCGTCGTTGAAAACAAAGATCGCTACCTGGAAGGCCGCTATTTCTTTGACGAATGGGACAAAGCGCTGCGATTCCGCGGGCTGGTCAAACAGCAGCGCGAGCAATATCGAAAGCTTCCCGGTTACAACCAAGCCCTCGGCGCGTTCGACTGGGAATTGCCCGAAGACACCCACCCGGACTTCTTCGTCGGCGACATGGCGACGTGGTGGATCGAGTCGACGCCGAAAAAGGACCCGTTGTTTCTGCAAATCGGATTTCCCGGACCGCATCCTCCCTACGACCCCGTGCCGCGATATGCGGAGCCCTACCTGAATCGAGAATTACCGTTGATTCCGGTCACCCAGCAGGAGCTCGATCGCCAGCCCCCGGCGCTCAAGGAGTTGCGGGTCCACAATTCGGAAATCGACCATGATTCGGTGGTCATGCCGTTGCAGGTGACGCCAGAGCAACGACAACGGCAGCGAGCCTACTATCTGGCCAACGTGACAATGATTGACGAAAAGGTCGGTCAGATCATGTCGGCGTTAGAAGCCGGCGGGTACGCCGAAAACTCGATCGTGATCTTCACCAGCGACCACGGAGACTGTTTGACCGACCACGGCCAAAGCCAAAAGTGGACGATGTATGAACAGATCACCCGCGTCCCGATGATCGTCTGGGCTCCCGGACGGTTCGGCCAAGGACAACGCGTTTCCGAGCTGGTCCAGCAAATGGATCTGGGGCCGACGATCTTGCAGTGGGCCGGCGTCGACGTGCCCGAGGACCTGGAGGCGATTTCGTTGGCCGGAGCCTTGGACAACCCGGAATCATTCCAGGGACGTCCGTTCGTCTATTGTGAACAGGTCAAGGATGGGGTCCTGACCGGTTGCGAATTCATGACGATGGTCCGCGACAAGACGCACAAGCTGGTCCACTTTCTGGACGAGCCAGAGGGGCAGTTGTTCGATTTGGTCGCCGATCCGGACGAAGTGAACAATTTGTGGAACACCCCGGCCGCGGAAGCCCACCAAACGCGTCTGCTGGACGAGCTTCGTGAATGGCGGATCCGCAGCGGTGTTCACACCAAAGACTGGTGCCGCGACCACCGCTAG
- a CDS encoding glycosyltransferase has product MTLFIAIAALALTALPAALFLVNLPLFQCLRPSDRRWALGVSRSPSDDAPPEPGVSVLIPARDEASAIGRCIEAALASEKVTVEVIVLDDDSSDSTAEIVAELGQADQRVRLIHGRPLPSGWNGKQHACWQLAAAATYDRLVFLDADVRLTPHALYQLILYQDETGVGLLSAFPHQITGTWLEKWLIPMMHFILLCYLPFSRMRDQPDASLAAGCGQLFLTSRQAYEKAGTHESIKQSRHDGVKLPRAYRASGIKTDVVDGTDLAECRMYRGAAEVIRGALKNATEGIAAPRLIVVFSVLLLGASALPLLALVLAIAEKHSVAIAISGVAILLAHLPRLVAVVRLRQSLLGALCHVPATTVFVLLQWIALANHLAGRQIAWRGRTEGAKHE; this is encoded by the coding sequence ATGACCCTGTTCATTGCGATCGCCGCATTGGCGTTGACGGCATTGCCGGCTGCTCTATTTCTGGTCAACTTGCCGCTGTTTCAATGTCTCCGTCCGAGTGACCGTCGTTGGGCTCTAGGTGTTAGCCGATCCCCGTCTGACGATGCCCCTCCAGAGCCTGGCGTCTCGGTTTTGATCCCAGCCCGCGATGAAGCATCCGCCATCGGGCGATGCATTGAAGCGGCGCTTGCGAGCGAGAAGGTGACTGTCGAAGTGATCGTGCTGGATGACGACTCGTCGGATTCCACCGCGGAGATTGTCGCCGAACTGGGGCAAGCCGACCAACGCGTGCGTCTGATTCACGGACGCCCCTTGCCATCTGGCTGGAATGGCAAGCAACACGCGTGCTGGCAGCTCGCCGCAGCCGCCACGTACGATCGGTTGGTGTTCCTGGATGCCGATGTGCGACTGACGCCTCACGCGTTGTATCAATTGATTTTGTATCAGGATGAAACTGGGGTCGGGCTTCTGAGTGCGTTTCCCCACCAAATCACCGGGACATGGCTCGAAAAATGGCTGATACCGATGATGCATTTCATCCTGTTGTGCTACTTGCCGTTTTCTCGCATGCGTGATCAACCGGACGCGAGTTTGGCGGCCGGATGCGGTCAGTTGTTCCTGACCTCACGTCAGGCCTATGAGAAAGCCGGCACGCACGAATCGATCAAGCAGTCGCGACACGACGGTGTCAAGCTGCCGCGGGCGTATCGAGCGTCGGGCATCAAGACCGACGTCGTTGACGGAACCGATTTGGCCGAGTGCCGGATGTATCGGGGGGCGGCGGAAGTGATTCGCGGCGCGCTGAAGAACGCGACCGAAGGCATCGCCGCTCCGAGACTGATCGTCGTGTTCAGCGTGTTGCTGTTGGGGGCGAGTGCGTTACCGCTGCTCGCGCTGGTGCTGGCGATCGCGGAGAAACATTCGGTCGCGATCGCGATTTCGGGTGTCGCGATTTTGCTGGCCCATTTGCCGCGATTGGTTGCGGTCGTGCGGTTGCGACAATCGTTATTGGGTGCGTTGTGTCATGTGCCTGCGACGACAGTGTTCGTGTTATTGCAGTGGATCGCACTTGCCAATCACCTCGCCGGCCGTCAAATCGCATGGCGCGGTCGCACCGAAGGGGCGAAGCACGAATGA
- a CDS encoding aldehyde dehydrogenase family protein yields MTKVLATSATVASMWNQLSSRQRCRIVGSIAGALCDRSDELIQACASPQRTDPVETITSELLPLCAALKFLGKRGAKILAPRRVGMSNRPAWLLGVHSVVHRVPLGTVLVLGTWNYPLLLPGVQVAQAIAAGNRVRLKPALGAQRASQILVECFHACGVPADQLVLLDSDTSAAVNAISEGVDLIVLTGAAETGRKVLESAAPTLSASIMELSGCDAVIVLPGADEQRLIAALRFGLSFNASATCIGPRRLLVQAANHEVLVERLTTVLAEMPPVIVHPAARRGVADLVAQALAAGAVDRLGRYDPMQLREQGAMYPLLLDRVTADHAIASADVFAPVLSVMGARDIDHAVDLVNACPYRLAASVFGPAAEATGVAERLDVGTVTINDLIAPTADPRLPFGGRGQSGFGVTRGPEGLLAMTAAKVISRRRGSLAPHLRPRAASDQEMLHGALQMLHGAGFQKRFAGLRRIVRSVKKT; encoded by the coding sequence GTGACGAAAGTCTTGGCGACTTCCGCTACAGTGGCGTCCATGTGGAACCAACTCTCTTCCAGACAACGCTGCCGCATCGTCGGTTCGATCGCCGGGGCACTTTGCGATCGATCCGACGAGCTGATCCAGGCCTGTGCGTCGCCGCAGCGAACCGATCCGGTCGAAACGATCACCAGCGAGTTGTTGCCGCTGTGCGCGGCGCTGAAATTCTTGGGCAAGCGGGGTGCTAAAATCCTCGCGCCACGGCGGGTGGGAATGTCCAATCGCCCCGCTTGGCTGCTGGGCGTCCACTCGGTCGTCCATCGCGTCCCCTTGGGAACGGTCCTGGTTCTCGGGACGTGGAACTATCCGCTTCTGTTGCCGGGCGTCCAGGTGGCTCAGGCCATCGCAGCGGGAAACCGTGTGCGACTGAAACCGGCCCTCGGTGCCCAGCGGGCCTCGCAAATCCTGGTCGAATGTTTTCATGCCTGTGGCGTGCCCGCGGACCAATTGGTCTTGCTCGATTCGGACACCTCGGCCGCGGTCAACGCGATTTCCGAGGGCGTGGATCTGATCGTCTTGACGGGTGCGGCGGAGACGGGGCGCAAGGTGCTCGAATCTGCGGCGCCGACGCTGTCCGCTTCGATCATGGAATTGAGCGGATGCGACGCGGTGATCGTGCTGCCCGGTGCCGATGAACAACGTTTGATTGCGGCCCTGCGGTTCGGATTGAGCTTCAACGCCAGTGCGACGTGTATCGGCCCCCGAAGATTGCTGGTTCAAGCCGCGAATCATGAGGTGCTCGTTGAGCGGTTGACGACGGTGTTGGCTGAGATGCCGCCGGTGATCGTCCACCCGGCGGCTCGTCGGGGGGTGGCCGATTTGGTCGCCCAAGCCCTTGCCGCCGGCGCCGTCGATCGTCTCGGTCGTTACGACCCGATGCAGTTGCGGGAACAGGGAGCGATGTACCCGTTGTTGCTCGATCGCGTCACGGCGGACCATGCGATCGCCTCGGCAGACGTGTTCGCGCCGGTGCTGTCCGTGATGGGTGCCCGCGACATCGATCATGCGGTCGATCTGGTCAACGCGTGTCCGTATCGATTGGCTGCCAGCGTGTTCGGGCCGGCGGCCGAAGCGACCGGCGTGGCCGAGCGGTTGGATGTGGGGACCGTCACGATCAATGATTTGATCGCACCGACCGCCGACCCCCGATTGCCCTTCGGCGGACGCGGGCAAAGCGGATTCGGAGTGACCCGCGGGCCGGAAGGCTTGCTGGCGATGACGGCTGCCAAAGTGATCAGCCGGCGACGCGGCTCGCTCGCGCCGCATTTGCGTCCCCGAGCCGCTTCGGATCAGGAGATGTTGCACGGTGCGCTGCAAATGTTGCACGGCGCCGGATTCCAAAAACGGTTCGCCGGCTTGCGTCGCATCGTCCGCAGCGTCAAAAAGACTTAG
- a CDS encoding class II fumarate hydratase, giving the protein MTDYRTEHDSMGDVQVPADAYYGAQTQRAVENFPISGWRLPQTMISAMGMVKHACGVANRDLGKLTGSGKNPLTDSQVDAMLAAAEEVIEGKLAGEFPIDVFQTGSGTSSNMNVNEVISNRAIEIAGGDRMALEKPIHPNDHVNMGQSTNDTFPTAIHVATAVQIQTALIPALESLHAALVVKAKAWDKVMKIGRTHLMDATPLRLGQEFGGFARQVELSITRAKVARDAVLELPVGGTAVGSGINTHPEFGARVAAALSGRTGLAFIDAVNHFEANAQRDALVQSHGELKCIAQTLFNLANNIRWLGSGPRCGFYEVQLPSRQPGSSIMPGKVNPVMCESMMQLAARVIGNDGTMTISGAAGGNFQLNIMMPVMAHTILESIALLASGSSAFVEFCVEEMEANEESCNAAVEQSLSMCTSLNPLIGYEQAAKLAKEAFASGQTIRELCLEKGILDEDVLTDALDPWKMTEPQG; this is encoded by the coding sequence ATGACGGATTATCGAACCGAACACGACTCGATGGGCGACGTTCAGGTACCGGCCGACGCCTACTATGGCGCCCAGACGCAGCGCGCCGTCGAAAACTTTCCGATCAGTGGGTGGCGGTTGCCGCAAACGATGATCAGCGCCATGGGCATGGTCAAACACGCCTGCGGCGTCGCCAACCGCGACCTGGGGAAATTGACCGGCAGCGGCAAAAACCCGCTGACCGACTCGCAAGTCGACGCGATGCTGGCCGCCGCGGAAGAGGTGATCGAAGGCAAGCTGGCGGGAGAATTCCCGATCGACGTCTTCCAGACCGGAAGCGGCACCAGCAGCAACATGAACGTCAACGAGGTGATCAGCAACCGCGCGATCGAGATCGCCGGCGGCGATCGGATGGCGTTGGAAAAGCCGATCCACCCCAACGATCACGTCAACATGGGGCAAAGCACCAACGACACGTTCCCGACGGCCATCCATGTCGCCACCGCCGTCCAGATCCAAACCGCATTGATCCCGGCGCTCGAGTCGCTGCACGCGGCGTTGGTCGTCAAAGCCAAGGCCTGGGACAAGGTCATGAAAATCGGCCGGACCCACCTGATGGACGCCACGCCACTGCGTCTGGGCCAAGAGTTCGGCGGGTTTGCGCGACAAGTGGAACTGTCGATCACCCGTGCCAAGGTCGCCCGTGATGCCGTGCTCGAATTGCCCGTCGGCGGGACCGCGGTCGGCAGCGGCATCAACACGCACCCCGAATTCGGTGCCCGCGTTGCCGCCGCACTCAGCGGGCGAACCGGCCTCGCCTTCATCGACGCGGTCAATCATTTCGAAGCCAACGCCCAACGCGACGCCCTGGTCCAGTCGCACGGGGAGCTGAAATGCATCGCGCAAACCTTGTTCAACCTGGCCAACAACATTCGCTGGTTGGGTAGCGGCCCGCGCTGCGGGTTTTACGAAGTGCAATTGCCGTCGCGACAACCGGGCAGCTCGATCATGCCCGGCAAAGTCAACCCGGTGATGTGCGAGTCGATGATGCAGCTGGCCGCTCGGGTGATCGGCAACGACGGCACGATGACGATCAGCGGTGCCGCCGGCGGCAATTTCCAGCTGAACATCATGATGCCGGTGATGGCTCACACCATTCTGGAATCGATCGCGCTGCTGGCCAGCGGCTCCAGCGCCTTTGTCGAATTCTGTGTCGAAGAGATGGAAGCGAACGAGGAATCGTGCAACGCGGCGGTCGAGCAAAGTCTGTCGATGTGCACCAGTTTGAACCCGTTGATCGGCTACGAACAGGCCGCGAAACTGGCCAAAGAAGCGTTCGCAAGCGGCCAGACCATCCGCGAACTCTGCCTGGAGAAAGGCATCTTGGACGAAGACGTCCTGACCGATGCACTCGACCCCTGGAAGATGACCGAGCCCCAGGGCTGA
- a CDS encoding peptidylprolyl isomerase yields the protein MLSAVLFVATAAVSPVAVSPVVGQENNSVVAVVNADPITRQMLATATLERYGETVLDNVIVNRQLILQACQDRGLEVTQAEVAQEITRLATKFGFSVPDYLGLLQEERDIDPGQYGREIVWPMLALRKLVADQVEPTEEEFNRAYLAQYGEAVKCRMIMVADEQRARQLHQQATTTPAAFGALAKANSEDEVSASVGGLIPPIRRYTGDSRLEDAAFALANDQISPVMQVADQWIFLQAVRRIPATTPPMTAMPTIREQINDRIRDQKMKGAASELFAQLQRDANLVKVFGDAELTKQYPGVAAIVNDQRITIAQLAAECVKRHGKDVLDGEINRKLLTQALSKAKKVVGDADIQAEIARAAKSYGYIRSDGSADVAAWTESVTSEGDTTYEIYVQDVVWPSVALKKLVEDRVAITDEDMQQGFESNFGPRVEILACVLSDQRTAQKVWKMARDNPSEEFFGRLAEQYSIEPVSASNSGKVPPIRKYSGQPTIERQAFALKQGELSGIIATGDKYIILKCQGRTKPIVADIEAVRGELVRDLTEKKFAAEMAQEFDRLKDTAQVDNFFVAAKEIATATQGGKATR from the coding sequence ATGTTGTCGGCCGTTTTGTTTGTCGCCACCGCGGCGGTTTCGCCCGTCGCAGTTTCACCCGTCGTCGGCCAGGAAAACAACTCGGTTGTCGCGGTCGTGAACGCGGATCCGATCACCCGCCAAATGCTCGCCACGGCCACTTTGGAACGCTACGGCGAAACCGTCCTGGACAACGTCATCGTCAATCGCCAGTTGATCCTGCAAGCTTGTCAGGACCGCGGTCTGGAAGTCACTCAGGCCGAAGTCGCTCAGGAAATCACGCGGCTGGCGACCAAGTTCGGATTCAGCGTGCCCGATTACCTGGGGCTGTTGCAGGAAGAACGCGACATCGATCCGGGCCAGTACGGGCGTGAGATCGTGTGGCCGATGTTGGCGCTGCGAAAATTGGTCGCCGATCAGGTCGAACCGACCGAAGAAGAATTCAACCGTGCGTACCTGGCCCAGTACGGCGAAGCGGTCAAATGCCGCATGATCATGGTTGCCGACGAACAAAGAGCACGCCAATTGCACCAGCAAGCGACCACGACGCCGGCCGCGTTCGGTGCCCTGGCCAAAGCGAACAGCGAAGACGAGGTCAGTGCAAGTGTTGGGGGACTGATTCCGCCGATTCGACGTTACACCGGCGATTCACGACTGGAAGACGCGGCATTCGCGTTGGCCAACGACCAGATCTCTCCCGTCATGCAGGTGGCCGACCAATGGATCTTCCTGCAAGCCGTGCGACGAATCCCGGCCACCACGCCGCCGATGACCGCGATGCCGACCATCCGCGAGCAGATCAATGACCGAATTCGCGACCAGAAAATGAAGGGTGCCGCGAGCGAATTGTTTGCACAACTGCAACGTGACGCCAACTTGGTAAAAGTCTTCGGGGATGCCGAGCTGACGAAACAGTACCCCGGCGTCGCGGCCATCGTGAACGACCAACGCATCACGATCGCCCAGTTGGCAGCCGAGTGTGTCAAGCGTCACGGGAAAGACGTCCTGGACGGCGAAATCAACCGCAAACTTTTGACCCAAGCCCTCTCCAAAGCCAAGAAGGTGGTCGGCGACGCGGACATTCAAGCCGAAATCGCTCGCGCCGCAAAAAGCTATGGCTACATCCGCAGCGACGGTTCGGCCGACGTGGCCGCATGGACCGAATCGGTCACCAGCGAAGGCGACACGACGTACGAGATCTACGTGCAAGACGTGGTTTGGCCCAGCGTGGCGCTCAAGAAACTGGTCGAAGACCGCGTGGCGATCACCGACGAAGACATGCAGCAGGGATTCGAATCCAATTTCGGCCCCCGCGTCGAAATCCTGGCCTGCGTGTTGAGCGACCAACGGACGGCACAAAAGGTTTGGAAGATGGCTCGCGACAACCCCTCGGAAGAATTCTTCGGGCGTCTGGCCGAACAGTACAGCATCGAACCGGTCTCGGCCAGCAACAGCGGCAAAGTTCCGCCGATCCGCAAGTACAGCGGTCAACCGACCATCGAGCGCCAAGCATTCGCACTCAAGCAGGGCGAACTGAGCGGCATCATCGCGACGGGCGACAAGTACATCATTTTGAAGTGCCAAGGACGCACCAAACCGATCGTCGCGGACATCGAAGCGGTGCGTGGGGAATTGGTTCGTGACCTGACGGAAAAGAAGTTTGCCGCCGAGATGGCGCAAGAATTCGATCGACTGAAGGACACCGCCCAAGTCGACAACTTCTTCGTCGCCGCCAAAGAGATCGCCACCGCAACCCAAGGCGGCAAAGCGACTCGGTAG
- a CDS encoding lysophospholipid acyltransferase family protein, whose amino-acid sequence MTKASVRETTDDTLLVKKPAAWFLGGFHAFLRPFLRRHFHCIAIDRATHPASDFARDIPLIIYANHPSWWDPLIAHFLHRTLFPERHFFAPIDADALEQYSVFEKLGFYGVKLSSGSGAAAFLKKSVSILNQPDSAIWMTPEGRFADVRDHGAELMPGLSHLCKRTDDAIALPLALEYAFWDERLPVCLISLGTPIRTADHPDWSKPDWAKHLAGGLRDAQTHLSQLTISRSSEPFDNLLSGTRGGGLVYDSCRRVKAMLTGKKFQASHGGQFQ is encoded by the coding sequence ATGACAAAGGCTTCTGTGCGAGAAACGACCGACGACACGCTGTTGGTCAAGAAGCCGGCCGCCTGGTTTCTTGGCGGTTTCCACGCTTTCTTGCGGCCCTTCCTGCGACGCCACTTCCACTGCATCGCCATCGATCGGGCGACGCATCCGGCATCGGATTTCGCGCGGGACATTCCGTTGATCATCTACGCGAATCATCCTTCCTGGTGGGATCCGTTGATCGCACACTTCTTGCACCGGACGCTTTTCCCCGAACGTCATTTCTTTGCGCCGATCGATGCCGATGCCCTGGAACAATACAGCGTCTTTGAAAAGCTGGGGTTCTACGGTGTCAAACTTTCCAGCGGCTCCGGCGCCGCGGCGTTCTTGAAGAAGAGTGTCTCGATCCTAAATCAGCCCGACTCGGCCATCTGGATGACGCCGGAAGGTCGCTTCGCCGATGTCCGTGACCACGGTGCCGAATTGATGCCCGGACTGTCGCACCTGTGCAAGCGAACCGACGATGCGATCGCGCTGCCGTTGGCGCTGGAATACGCGTTTTGGGACGAGCGGTTACCGGTCTGCCTGATCTCGCTGGGCACACCGATCCGGACGGCGGACCACCCGGATTGGTCCAAGCCGGACTGGGCCAAGCACTTGGCCGGCGGACTGAGAGACGCACAAACGCACCTGTCCCAGTTGACGATCTCACGCTCCAGCGAACCGTTCGACAACCTACTTAGCGGTACCCGCGGTGGCGGCTTGGTGTACGATTCGTGCCGACGCGTCAAAGCGATGTTGACGGGAAAGAAGTTTCAGGCCAGCCACGGGGGCCAGTTCCAATGA